One region of Rhodocaloribacter litoris genomic DNA includes:
- the sucC gene encoding ADP-forming succinate--CoA ligase subunit beta, with product MKVHEYQAKDILARYGVAVQPGIVARTVEEAVAAAKQLQAEGGTELFVIKAQIHAGGRGKGGGVKLARGIEEVREKAGAILGMMLKTHQTGPEGQKVRAVLVADAVDIAKEYYLGVTLDRQRSMNVIMASTEGGVEIEKVAEETPEKILKEWVDPAIGLQPFQARRLAFGLGLEGKAFKQAVRFITALYRAYEESDASLAEINPLVLTRAGDVLAVDAKLNLDDNALFRHEDLAALRDIHEEDPLEVEASEHNLNYIKLDGNVGCMVNGAGLAMATMDLIKLAGGEPANFLDVGGTASPDTVEAGFRIILKDPNVKAILVNIFGGIVRCDRVATGIVEAAKKVEIDMPLIVRLQGTNAEEGKRILEESGLKIETAILFHEAAEKVTRALSGVTA from the coding sequence ATGAAGGTTCACGAATATCAGGCCAAGGACATTCTGGCCCGCTACGGTGTGGCCGTGCAGCCCGGCATCGTGGCCCGGACGGTCGAGGAGGCCGTCGCGGCGGCGAAGCAGTTGCAGGCGGAAGGCGGCACCGAGCTTTTCGTCATCAAAGCCCAGATCCATGCGGGCGGCCGCGGCAAGGGGGGCGGCGTCAAGCTGGCACGGGGCATCGAGGAGGTGCGGGAGAAAGCCGGCGCCATCCTCGGCATGATGCTCAAGACGCATCAGACCGGCCCCGAAGGGCAGAAGGTGCGCGCCGTCCTGGTAGCCGACGCCGTCGATATCGCGAAGGAATATTACCTGGGCGTCACGCTGGATCGCCAGCGGAGCATGAACGTCATCATGGCCTCGACCGAGGGCGGGGTCGAGATCGAGAAGGTGGCCGAGGAGACGCCGGAGAAGATCCTCAAGGAGTGGGTCGATCCGGCCATCGGCCTGCAACCGTTCCAGGCGCGCCGGCTGGCGTTTGGCCTCGGCCTCGAGGGCAAGGCCTTCAAGCAGGCGGTCCGGTTCATTACGGCGCTCTACCGGGCCTACGAGGAGAGCGATGCCTCGCTGGCCGAGATCAACCCGCTCGTGCTCACCCGGGCGGGCGATGTCCTCGCCGTGGACGCCAAGCTCAACCTGGACGACAACGCGCTCTTCCGCCACGAAGACCTGGCCGCCCTGCGCGACATCCATGAGGAGGACCCCCTCGAAGTAGAGGCCAGCGAGCACAACCTGAACTACATCAAGCTCGACGGCAACGTGGGCTGCATGGTCAACGGCGCCGGGCTCGCCATGGCGACGATGGACCTCATCAAGCTCGCCGGCGGTGAACCGGCCAACTTCCTCGATGTGGGCGGTACCGCCAGCCCGGATACCGTCGAGGCCGGCTTTCGCATCATCCTCAAGGATCCGAACGTGAAGGCCATCCTGGTGAACATCTTCGGCGGGATCGTCCGGTGCGACCGGGTGGCCACCGGCATCGTGGAGGCGGCCAAGAAGGTTGAGATCGACATGCCGCTGATCGTTCGCCTGCAGGGTACGAATGCCGAGGAAGGCAAGCGCATCCTGGAAGAAAGCGGGCTCAAGATCGAGACGGCCATCCTGTTCCACGAGGCCGCCGAGAAGGTGACCCGCGCCCTTTCCGGCGTCACGGCCTGA
- a CDS encoding LptF/LptG family permease → MTTFDRHIIRRLVQGYAFLVGALIVFFIVLHYVESIDDFMDRGATMRDVFLVYYVNYIPEIVRLTSPLALFLACVYLTGKLAQQLQLAALQTSGVSLYRLLCPYVLVALCVTGFMVWFNGFVVPRTNQVVLAFEQKYLKDAPRQLDLNDIHRQNRPGSFVTVGYFDRETNKAFRVSLEHFEGGRRLASRIDAHEMSWIDSLGLWRLSEPVVRTFTPDGREIRRTVARIDTLLQLYPRDLARTERDVESMTIPVAAEYVDQLRRSGASNIGRPLVGYYTKFSYPFANLILILIGVPLSAVRRRGGQAVRIGLGLLTAFSYLAVQKLVEPFGYAGQLEPALAAWLPHALFFGLAMGLLWHVRK, encoded by the coding sequence TTGACCACCTTCGACCGTCATATCATCCGCCGGCTCGTCCAGGGCTACGCTTTCCTCGTCGGCGCGCTCATCGTCTTTTTCATCGTGCTCCACTACGTCGAGTCGATCGACGACTTCATGGACCGGGGGGCCACGATGCGGGACGTCTTCCTGGTCTACTATGTCAACTACATCCCCGAGATCGTCCGCCTGACCTCGCCGCTGGCCCTCTTCCTGGCGTGCGTCTACCTCACGGGCAAGCTGGCGCAGCAGCTCCAGCTGGCGGCGCTCCAGACGAGCGGCGTCTCGCTCTACCGCCTCCTGTGCCCCTACGTGCTGGTGGCCCTCTGCGTGACCGGCTTCATGGTCTGGTTCAACGGGTTCGTGGTGCCGCGCACCAACCAGGTGGTGCTCGCGTTCGAGCAAAAGTACCTCAAGGACGCACCGCGCCAGCTCGACCTGAACGACATCCACCGGCAAAACCGGCCCGGCAGCTTCGTCACCGTCGGGTATTTCGACCGGGAAACGAACAAGGCGTTTCGCGTCTCGCTCGAACATTTCGAGGGAGGCCGGCGCCTTGCCTCCCGGATCGACGCCCACGAGATGAGCTGGATCGACTCGCTGGGCCTGTGGCGCCTCTCGGAGCCGGTCGTCCGCACGTTCACCCCCGACGGCCGGGAGATCCGCCGGACCGTGGCCCGGATCGACACCCTGCTGCAACTCTACCCCCGCGATCTCGCCCGCACCGAACGGGACGTCGAGTCGATGACGATCCCCGTTGCCGCCGAATACGTCGACCAGCTGCGGCGCTCGGGGGCAAGCAACATCGGTCGCCCCCTCGTCGGCTACTACACGAAATTCTCCTACCCGTTCGCCAACCTGATCCTGATCCTGATCGGGGTGCCGCTTTCGGCCGTGCGGCGGCGCGGCGGGCAGGCCGTCCGCATCGGCCTGGGGCTGCTGACGGCCTTCTCCTACCTGGCCGTCCAGAAACTCGTCGAGCCGTTCGGCTATGCCGGGCAGCTCGAACCGGCGCTGGCCGCCTGGCTGCCGCATGCCCTCTTCTTCGGCCTGGCCATGGGCCTGCTGTGGCACGTGCGGAAGTGA
- the hemA gene encoding glutamyl-tRNA reductase: protein MPFLSDTLLMVGMSHQTAPVEVRERFGFTGASCDRLLADTEAFPGEMVILSTCNRTELYTVLPEGSSLASRDVLQVWARFAGVDEALLVPHVVFREGPDVVRHLCRVAAGLESLVLGEPQILGQVSEALNRALAHRRAGATLKALFHTALRTGKRARSETAISRNPASVSSVAVRLVSRVLGGLEGRHVAVVGAGEMARLALKVLKKHTPARLTIVNRDVARAAALAGNLAAAPHVGTACRPLSELDDVLAAADVVISATGAPHLILEARRAEAALARRSGRPIVLIDIALPRDVDPALAGHPLVQLFDIDELQAEVEASLKERQKEVPRVEQIVDEEIARFAAWARQHRISPVIARLRRKAEAIRRQELERALAALPEADDAVREQMYHLSRTLVKKLLHDPTVRLRNGATEHRGQDYAEAVRYLFGLEDSATS, encoded by the coding sequence ATGCCTTTCCTTTCCGACACGCTCTTGATGGTCGGTATGAGCCACCAGACGGCTCCGGTCGAGGTGCGCGAGCGATTCGGTTTCACCGGGGCATCGTGTGACCGGCTCCTTGCCGACACGGAAGCGTTTCCCGGCGAGATGGTGATCCTCTCGACCTGCAACCGGACGGAGCTGTACACGGTGCTGCCGGAGGGATCGTCGCTCGCGTCCCGGGACGTATTGCAGGTCTGGGCCCGTTTTGCGGGCGTGGACGAAGCGCTGCTGGTCCCGCATGTGGTTTTCCGGGAAGGGCCGGATGTGGTTCGCCACCTCTGTCGCGTGGCGGCCGGGCTGGAGTCGCTGGTGCTCGGCGAGCCGCAGATCCTCGGGCAGGTGAGCGAGGCCCTGAATCGCGCGCTGGCGCACCGGCGGGCCGGAGCGACGTTGAAAGCGCTCTTTCACACGGCGTTGCGCACGGGCAAGCGGGCCCGCTCGGAGACGGCCATCAGCCGCAACCCGGCGAGCGTCAGTTCCGTGGCCGTACGCCTGGTGTCCCGGGTGCTGGGCGGCCTCGAAGGCCGGCACGTGGCGGTCGTCGGCGCCGGCGAGATGGCGCGCCTGGCGCTCAAGGTCCTCAAAAAGCACACGCCGGCCCGGCTCACCATCGTCAACCGGGACGTCGCCCGGGCGGCCGCCCTGGCCGGCAACCTGGCCGCTGCGCCGCATGTAGGCACGGCCTGCCGGCCCCTCTCCGAGCTGGACGACGTGCTCGCCGCGGCCGACGTGGTCATCAGCGCCACCGGGGCCCCGCACCTGATCCTGGAAGCCCGGCGGGCCGAGGCGGCCCTGGCACGCCGGAGCGGGCGCCCCATCGTCCTGATCGACATCGCGCTCCCCCGGGACGTCGATCCCGCCCTGGCCGGGCACCCGCTCGTGCAGCTGTTCGACATCGACGAGCTTCAGGCGGAAGTGGAGGCCTCGCTCAAAGAGCGGCAGAAAGAAGTGCCCCGGGTCGAACAGATCGTCGACGAGGAGATCGCACGCTTTGCCGCGTGGGCCCGGCAGCACCGCATCAGCCCGGTCATCGCGCGGCTGCGTCGCAAGGCCGAGGCCATCCGGCGGCAGGAGCTCGAACGCGCCCTGGCCGCTCTCCCCGAAGCCGACGACGCCGTGCGTGAGCAGATGTACCACCTCTCGCGCACGCTCGTCAAAAAGCTGCTGCACGACCCGACCGTCCGCCTGCGCAACGGGGCCACGGAGCACCGGGGGCAGGACTACGCCGAGGCGGTGCGTTATCTGTTCGGCCTCGAAGACTCCGCCACGTCATGA
- the hemC gene encoding hydroxymethylbilane synthase, translating into MTPATLTAGTRGSRLARRQTRLVLDALRAAWPGLRCEERLFSTRGDRLLEIPLPRIGGKGLFTEELEAALRAGEIDLAVHSLKDLPVDPAPGLVIGAVPRRGPVQDVLVAASPRTLETLPPRAVVGTSSPRRAAQLRHARPDLDVRPLRGNVDTRLARVQRGDYDAAVMAAAGFERLELEAATVPLPFDVMLPAPGQGALAVQCRLDDEHTRTLLAALDDATTRRATTAERSFLHALGGGCAVPVAACAEVENGNTLRLTGLVAAPDGSRVIRRSLTGTDPEALGHALADLLLTAGADALLSHA; encoded by the coding sequence ATGACGCCCGCAACCCTGACGGCCGGCACGCGCGGCTCCCGGCTGGCACGCCGGCAGACGCGCCTCGTGCTCGACGCACTCAGGGCCGCCTGGCCCGGCCTCCGCTGCGAAGAGCGCCTCTTCTCCACCCGTGGCGACCGCCTCCTGGAGATCCCCCTGCCCCGGATCGGCGGAAAAGGACTTTTCACCGAAGAACTCGAAGCGGCGCTGCGGGCCGGCGAGATCGACCTGGCCGTGCATTCGCTCAAAGACCTGCCGGTGGACCCCGCCCCCGGCCTGGTCATCGGAGCCGTACCACGGCGGGGCCCCGTGCAGGACGTGCTGGTGGCCGCCTCCCCCCGGACGCTGGAGACGCTGCCGCCCCGGGCCGTCGTCGGCACCAGCAGCCCGCGCCGGGCCGCCCAGCTCCGGCATGCCCGGCCCGACCTCGACGTGCGCCCCCTGCGGGGCAACGTCGATACCCGCCTGGCCAGGGTACAGCGGGGCGACTATGACGCCGCCGTGATGGCCGCTGCCGGCTTCGAACGCCTGGAGCTGGAGGCCGCGACGGTGCCCCTCCCCTTCGACGTCATGCTCCCCGCCCCCGGCCAGGGCGCCCTGGCCGTGCAATGCCGCCTCGACGACGAACACACGCGCACCCTGCTGGCGGCCCTGGACGACGCGACCACCCGGCGCGCCACCACGGCCGAACGCTCCTTCCTCCACGCCCTCGGCGGCGGATGCGCCGTCCCGGTGGCGGCCTGCGCCGAGGTCGAAAACGGCAACACCCTTCGCCTCACCGGCCTCGTCGCCGCGCCCGACGGCTCGCGCGTGATCCGCCGGAGCCTGACCGGCACCGACCCCGAAGCCCTGGGCCACGCCCTGGCCGACCTGTTGCTCACCGCCGGCGCCGACGCGCTCCTGAGCCATGCCTGA
- a CDS encoding uroporphyrinogen-III synthase — protein MPEALSGKRIVVTRPREQAADFCARLEAAGATVIRFPTIRIAPVDDPAPLDRALERLGTYDRVIFTSVNGVRHVWQRLEAAGRAFPPTLPVAAIGPATAAALRRHGLSPDFVPDDYVAEAIVEGLGDVRGQAILLPRADIAREALARLLARRGARVDEVAAYRTLPATPDPEGLAALEAGVDALTFTSSSTVRNFVTLLGDRARRIAATALVACIGPVTAETARTLGLAPGLVAETYTTGGLLDALIAHYAASPRTTAPRPCR, from the coding sequence ATGCCTGAAGCCCTCTCCGGAAAACGCATCGTGGTGACGCGCCCCCGCGAACAGGCGGCCGACTTCTGCGCCCGGCTCGAAGCCGCCGGGGCCACCGTCATCCGCTTTCCGACGATCCGCATCGCCCCCGTGGACGACCCGGCCCCGCTCGACCGCGCCCTCGAACGGCTCGGCACCTACGACCGGGTCATCTTCACGAGCGTCAACGGCGTCCGGCACGTCTGGCAACGCCTCGAAGCCGCCGGACGGGCGTTTCCCCCCACCCTGCCCGTGGCTGCCATCGGCCCGGCGACGGCCGCGGCCCTCCGCCGGCACGGCCTGTCCCCCGACTTCGTACCGGACGACTACGTCGCCGAAGCCATCGTCGAAGGGCTCGGGGATGTCCGGGGGCAGGCGATCCTGCTGCCCCGCGCCGACATCGCCCGGGAGGCCCTGGCCCGCCTCCTGGCCCGGCGGGGCGCCCGGGTGGACGAGGTGGCCGCCTACCGTACCCTCCCCGCCACCCCTGACCCCGAGGGACTGGCCGCCCTCGAAGCCGGCGTCGATGCGCTCACCTTCACCAGCTCCTCGACGGTTCGCAACTTCGTAACGCTCCTCGGCGACCGTGCCCGCCGGATCGCCGCCACGGCCCTCGTCGCCTGCATCGGCCCCGTCACGGCGGAGACGGCCCGCACGCTGGGCCTCGCACCGGGCCTCGTCGCCGAAACCTATACAACCGGGGGACTCCTCGATGCCCTGATCGCGCATTATGCCGCATCGCCACGCACGACCGCCCCCCGGCCGTGCCGTTAA
- the hemB gene encoding porphobilinogen synthase gives MSETTIQTAPVAHAQGRFPAVRPRRLRLTASLRQMVRETRLSPDDFIYPLFVTHGENVARPIASMPGICQLSVDRAVRQAEAAHRLGIPAVLLFGIPATKDPVGLENFSPDGIVQRAIRAIKEAVPGLTVVTDVCLCEYTDHGHCGLLNVDAAEAHRDGPARPEPALPEGYVLNDETLEILQRVALSHAEAGADVVAPSGMMDGMVAAIRAALDGHGFAHVPIMSYSVKYASAFYGPFREAAGGAPRFGDRSTHQMDPANAREALREAALDVQEGADFLMVKPALAYLDVLHRLRNTHPDLPLVAYNVSGEYAMVKAAAARGWLDEQRTVLEILTGLKRAGADLIITYHALDAARWLRKTYDSHEENG, from the coding sequence ATGTCCGAGACCACGATCCAGACCGCCCCCGTCGCACACGCACAGGGCCGTTTCCCGGCCGTCCGCCCCCGCCGCCTCCGGCTGACGGCCTCGCTCCGGCAGATGGTCCGTGAGACGCGCCTCTCACCGGACGACTTCATCTATCCCCTGTTCGTGACCCACGGGGAGAACGTCGCCCGGCCGATCGCGTCGATGCCGGGCATCTGCCAGCTCTCCGTGGACCGGGCCGTCCGCCAGGCCGAAGCGGCGCACCGGCTCGGCATCCCGGCCGTCCTCCTCTTCGGAATCCCCGCCACGAAGGACCCGGTCGGCCTGGAGAATTTTTCGCCGGACGGCATCGTGCAACGGGCCATCCGGGCGATCAAGGAGGCCGTGCCCGGGCTGACGGTCGTCACCGACGTGTGCCTGTGCGAGTACACCGATCACGGCCACTGCGGGCTGTTGAACGTGGACGCGGCGGAGGCACACCGGGACGGCCCCGCTCGCCCCGAACCCGCCCTCCCGGAGGGATACGTGCTCAACGACGAGACGCTGGAGATCCTGCAGCGGGTGGCCCTCTCACATGCCGAAGCCGGGGCCGACGTGGTGGCACCGAGTGGTATGATGGACGGCATGGTAGCCGCCATCCGGGCGGCCCTCGACGGGCACGGCTTCGCCCACGTGCCGATCATGTCCTACAGCGTCAAATACGCCTCGGCGTTCTACGGGCCGTTCCGCGAGGCCGCCGGCGGCGCCCCCCGCTTCGGCGACCGGTCGACGCACCAGATGGACCCGGCCAACGCCCGCGAAGCCTTGCGCGAGGCCGCGCTCGACGTGCAGGAAGGCGCCGACTTCCTCATGGTCAAGCCCGCCCTCGCCTACCTCGACGTCCTCCACCGCCTGCGCAACACCCACCCCGACCTGCCGCTGGTGGCCTACAACGTCAGCGGCGAGTACGCCATGGTGAAGGCCGCCGCCGCCCGGGGCTGGCTCGACGAACAGCGCACCGTGCTGGAAATCCTCACCGGCCTCAAGCGCGCCGGCGCCGACCTCATCATCACCTACCATGCCCTCGACGCCGCCCGGTGGCTCCGGAAAACATACGACAGCCATGAGGAGAACGGATGA
- a CDS encoding chlorite dismutase family protein, with translation MALDITIARPGLDLSEKGRTETGETTSLDRRLFMQLLVFGNCYETLPLIDALETAGIQGVLYEDVNDPYGVGLLTFDEDPGYFIETLRPFLRSAPFRSLTPKPEFTMMGRTYSIGYERDLEEVLLHRPRRHVCNPEWPWAIWYPLRRSGAFEKLSAEEQRTILMEHGGIGRAYGRANYAHDVRLSCHGLDRLDNDFVTGLMGPALYPLSAIVQHMRKTRQTSEFLTRLGPFFVGRVAWQAPTEGV, from the coding sequence ATGGCTCTCGACATCACGATCGCACGCCCGGGCCTCGACCTCAGCGAGAAGGGGCGCACCGAGACGGGCGAGACCACCTCGCTCGACCGGCGGCTCTTCATGCAACTGCTCGTCTTCGGCAACTGCTATGAGACGCTCCCGCTGATCGACGCCCTCGAAACCGCCGGCATCCAGGGCGTGCTCTACGAGGACGTAAACGATCCCTACGGCGTCGGCCTGCTCACCTTCGACGAGGACCCGGGCTACTTCATCGAAACGCTGCGTCCCTTCCTGCGCAGCGCACCCTTCCGCTCGCTCACGCCGAAGCCCGAGTTCACGATGATGGGCCGCACGTATTCGATCGGCTACGAACGGGACCTGGAAGAGGTGCTCCTGCATCGCCCGCGCCGCCACGTGTGCAACCCCGAATGGCCCTGGGCCATCTGGTATCCCCTGCGCCGCTCCGGCGCGTTCGAGAAGCTTTCGGCCGAGGAGCAGCGCACCATCCTGATGGAACACGGCGGCATCGGACGGGCCTACGGACGCGCCAACTATGCCCACGACGTCCGCCTCTCCTGCCACGGCCTCGACCGCCTCGACAACGACTTCGTCACCGGGCTGATGGGACCGGCGCTCTACCCGCTCTCGGCCATCGTACAGCACATGCGCAAAACCCGCCAGACGTCCGAGTTCCTGACCCGCCTCGGCCCCTTCTTCGTCGGCCGGGTCGCCTGGCAGGCCCCGACGGAAGGCGTCTGA
- the hemE gene encoding uroporphyrinogen decarboxylase — translation MSSRPDRFLRACRREAVDCTPVWLMRQAGRYMPAYRAIRARHSMLDVIRNPALAAEITLQPVDAFDLDAAIIFSDLLPPLIGMGLDLTYEAGHGPRIENPITRTYDVDRLGTPPAEETMAGTLEAIRLVKAELAGRGLPLIGFAGAPFTLASYAIEGGGSKHYIKTKAFMYREPAAWRRLMEKLVTVVADFLLQQARAGADALQVFDSWAGTLAPVDYERYVLPYNRTLFERIGRAGVPTINFSTGTGAFIETVAASGGTVVGIDWRQRLDVAWQRIGTGRAVMGNLDPAALFAPWRELKPHLDDVLARAAGRPGHIFNLGHGILPETPVENVRRLVDYVHERTANRTPQPEAVHPEPGT, via the coding sequence ATGTCTTCTCGCCCCGACCGTTTTCTCCGGGCCTGTCGCCGCGAAGCGGTGGACTGCACGCCGGTGTGGCTCATGCGGCAGGCCGGACGGTACATGCCTGCCTACCGGGCGATCCGTGCCCGGCACAGCATGCTCGACGTGATCCGCAACCCCGCGCTGGCGGCCGAGATCACCCTGCAGCCCGTCGACGCGTTCGACCTCGATGCCGCCATCATCTTCTCGGACCTCCTCCCCCCGCTCATCGGGATGGGGCTCGACCTCACCTACGAGGCCGGGCACGGCCCGCGTATCGAGAACCCCATCACCCGAACGTACGACGTCGACCGGCTGGGCACGCCGCCGGCCGAGGAAACCATGGCCGGCACGCTGGAGGCAATCCGGCTCGTGAAAGCGGAGCTGGCCGGGCGGGGCCTCCCCCTCATCGGCTTTGCCGGCGCGCCCTTCACCCTGGCAAGCTACGCCATCGAGGGCGGCGGCTCGAAGCACTACATAAAAACGAAGGCCTTCATGTACCGGGAGCCCGCCGCCTGGCGCCGCCTGATGGAGAAACTCGTCACCGTCGTGGCGGACTTTCTCCTGCAGCAGGCCCGCGCGGGTGCCGATGCCCTGCAGGTGTTCGACTCCTGGGCCGGCACCCTCGCACCGGTCGACTACGAGCGGTACGTCCTCCCCTACAACCGCACCCTGTTCGAACGGATCGGGCGCGCCGGCGTCCCCACGATCAACTTCAGCACCGGCACCGGGGCCTTCATCGAAACGGTGGCCGCTTCGGGCGGGACGGTCGTCGGCATCGACTGGCGCCAGCGGCTCGACGTGGCCTGGCAGCGCATCGGCACCGGCCGCGCCGTCATGGGCAACCTGGATCCCGCCGCCCTCTTCGCGCCCTGGCGCGAGCTCAAGCCCCACCTCGACGACGTGCTCGCGCGCGCCGCCGGCCGCCCGGGCCACATCTTCAACCTGGGCCACGGCATCCTCCCCGAAACCCCCGTCGAAAACGTCCGGCGCCTCGTCGACTATGTCCACGAACGCACGGCGAACCGCACCCCGCAGCCCGAAGCGGTCCACCCGGAGCCCGGAACCTGA
- the hemH gene encoding ferrochelatase: MPEPIGVLIMAYGGPNSLEEIPGYLADIRNGRPTTPEVLEEITHNYRRIGGRSPLLEITRRQADAILEVLNASEASPRFKGYLGMRHWAPWIEETVGRMIEDGIRRAVSLVLAPHFSQLSIAKYHQKIADGLAMYRGHIDFVHVESYHDAPGLIEALARRVEEGLHRWPKPERETVHVVFSAHSLPVRILQTGDPYDRQLRETARLVAGRVGLPEARWSWSYQSAGRSPEPWLGPQLEEHLPELAARGIRNVVSVPVGFVSDHVEILYDIDIQAQEVAREHGMRLERPPALNDDPVFIRQLAELVREKAAAAGWLAETGAVAP, encoded by the coding sequence ATGCCTGAACCGATCGGCGTACTGATCATGGCCTACGGCGGGCCGAACAGCCTGGAAGAGATCCCCGGCTACCTGGCCGACATCCGGAACGGCCGTCCGACGACGCCCGAAGTGCTGGAGGAGATCACGCACAACTACCGCCGGATCGGCGGTCGCTCGCCGCTGCTGGAGATCACCCGGCGGCAGGCCGATGCGATCCTGGAGGTGCTCAACGCCTCGGAGGCATCTCCCCGCTTCAAGGGGTACCTGGGTATGCGGCACTGGGCCCCGTGGATCGAGGAGACGGTCGGACGGATGATCGAGGACGGCATCCGCCGGGCCGTGAGCCTGGTGCTGGCCCCCCACTTCAGCCAGTTGTCGATCGCCAAATACCACCAGAAGATCGCCGACGGACTCGCCATGTACCGGGGTCACATCGACTTCGTGCACGTGGAGAGCTACCACGACGCGCCCGGGCTGATCGAAGCGCTGGCGCGGCGCGTGGAGGAAGGGTTGCACCGCTGGCCCAAGCCGGAGCGGGAGACGGTGCACGTCGTCTTCAGCGCCCACAGCCTGCCGGTGCGTATCCTCCAGACGGGGGACCCGTACGACCGGCAGCTCCGGGAGACGGCCCGCCTGGTGGCCGGACGGGTCGGGCTACCCGAAGCCCGGTGGTCCTGGAGCTACCAGTCCGCCGGCCGCAGCCCGGAGCCATGGCTGGGGCCGCAACTGGAGGAGCACCTGCCGGAACTGGCCGCCCGGGGTATCCGAAACGTCGTCAGCGTGCCCGTGGGCTTCGTGAGCGACCACGTGGAGATCCTGTATGACATCGACATTCAGGCTCAGGAGGTGGCGCGGGAGCACGGCATGCGGCTCGAACGCCCGCCGGCGCTGAACGACGATCCGGTCTTCATCCGGCAACTGGCCGAACTCGTGCGCGAGAAGGCCGCAGCGGCGGGCTGGCTGGCGGAAACCGGGGCCGTGGCGCCCTGA
- the hemG gene encoding protoporphyrinogen oxidase, translated as MRPFRIVIAGGGITGLAAAYRLQKLARTHSLPLELHLFERDARLGGKILTERTGGFIVEAGPDIFLARKPAALDLCRELGLADRLRPTCPARRGSYIRRGNRLYALPEGLSGLVPARLWPLIASPLLSPWGKLRLVLDTVLPARSGPPVPGGSDDESVAAFFTRRLGREAYERLVEPLLGGIYGGDGEQLSLRATFPRLRELERAHGSLIRGLKARPEHTTPESAFLSLAGGMAELTGALAAALTGVHVAAGRCVEAVEPAGGGYRIRAGGTSLEAEAVLLATPAYVSARLVAPFAPALAGELAAIPYGSIATLSLAYRLSDVPHPLDAYGYIIPRTEATPVLACTWSSSKLPERAPEGHALLRVFIAARAGDDDLLDRPDEALLALARDELRATLGLTAVPVFHRLYRWQRAMPQYVLGHPERLDRIARHLDAHPGLYLAGAGYRGVGIPDCIRDAERAARQIAAWCQSRLQNVEEKP; from the coding sequence ATGCGTCCTTTTCGCATCGTCATCGCGGGCGGCGGCATCACCGGGCTGGCGGCGGCCTACCGGCTCCAGAAGCTCGCCCGGACGCACAGCCTTCCGCTGGAGCTGCACCTGTTCGAACGGGATGCGCGCCTGGGCGGCAAGATCCTCACCGAGCGCACCGGCGGTTTCATCGTGGAGGCCGGCCCCGACATCTTCCTTGCCCGGAAGCCGGCCGCCCTCGACCTCTGCCGGGAACTGGGCCTTGCGGACCGCCTCCGGCCGACCTGCCCGGCGCGACGTGGCAGCTACATCCGCCGGGGCAACCGGCTCTACGCACTCCCGGAAGGGCTGAGCGGGCTGGTCCCGGCACGGCTCTGGCCCCTGATCGCCAGTCCGCTGCTTTCGCCGTGGGGCAAGCTGCGTCTGGTGCTGGACACCGTGCTTCCGGCCCGTTCCGGCCCGCCGGTGCCCGGGGGTTCGGACGACGAGTCGGTGGCCGCCTTCTTCACCCGCCGGCTCGGGCGAGAGGCGTATGAACGCCTCGTCGAGCCGCTGCTGGGCGGTATCTACGGCGGCGACGGCGAGCAACTCAGCCTCCGGGCTACCTTCCCCCGGCTCCGCGAACTCGAACGCGCGCACGGCAGCCTGATTCGCGGCCTGAAGGCCCGGCCGGAGCACACGACCCCCGAATCCGCTTTCCTCTCCCTGGCCGGGGGCATGGCCGAGCTGACCGGGGCCCTCGCCGCCGCCCTGACCGGCGTGCACGTCGCCGCCGGCCGTTGCGTCGAGGCCGTCGAACCGGCAGGGGGCGGCTACCGGATCCGGGCAGGCGGCACCAGCCTCGAGGCCGAGGCCGTCCTCCTGGCCACCCCCGCCTACGTGTCGGCCCGGCTCGTGGCGCCCTTCGCCCCCGCCCTGGCCGGTGAACTGGCGGCGATCCCCTACGGCTCCATCGCCACCCTCTCGCTCGCCTACCGCCTTTCCGACGTGCCGCACCCGCTCGACGCCTACGGCTACATCATCCCCCGCACCGAGGCGACGCCCGTGCTGGCCTGCACCTGGTCCTCGTCGAAGCTGCCGGAAAGGGCTCCTGAAGGGCACGCCCTCCTCCGCGTTTTCATCGCGGCGCGTGCGGGCGACGACGACCTGCTCGACCGCCCCGACGAGGCCCTGCTGGCCCTGGCCCGCGACGAACTGCGCGCCACGCTCGGCCTCACCGCCGTCCCCGTCTTCCACCGGCTCTACCGGTGGCAACGGGCCATGCCGCAGTACGTCCTCGGCCATCCGGAACGCCTCGACCGCATCGCCCGTCACCTCGACGCGCATCCCGGCCTCTACCTCGCCGGCGCCGGATACCGGGGTGTCGGCATCCCCGACTGCATCCGGGACGCCGAACGCGCGGCCCGCCAGATCGCCGCATGGTGCCAAAGCCGGCTTCAGAACGTGGAAGAAAAACCCTGA